The Pseudarthrobacter sulfonivorans genome includes a window with the following:
- a CDS encoding ABC transporter ATP-binding protein — translation MSATSAAPAAGSAATDDSVVKVTNLVAGYLPGVNILNGCNIEARKGELIGIIGPNGAGKSTLLKAMFGLVKVHSGTVVVRGQDITGLKANKLVTMGVGFVPQNNNVFATLTIEENMQMGMFQRPKDFAERFDFVTSLFPELGKRRAQRAGSLSGGERQMVAMGRALMMEPAVLLLDEPSAGLSPVKQDETFLRVHEINRAGVSVIMVEQNARRCLQICDRAYVLDQGRDAYTGTGRELMKDPKVIQLYLGTLADTVD, via the coding sequence ATGAGCGCCACGAGTGCGGCTCCCGCTGCCGGTAGCGCAGCAACCGACGATTCGGTCGTCAAGGTAACAAACCTCGTTGCCGGCTACCTTCCCGGTGTGAATATCCTCAACGGTTGCAATATCGAGGCTCGCAAGGGCGAACTGATCGGCATCATCGGTCCCAACGGCGCTGGTAAATCGACTCTGCTCAAAGCGATGTTCGGTCTGGTGAAAGTCCATTCGGGCACCGTTGTGGTGCGTGGCCAGGACATCACCGGTTTAAAAGCCAACAAGTTGGTCACCATGGGCGTGGGATTCGTCCCGCAGAACAACAACGTGTTCGCCACGCTGACGATCGAGGAGAACATGCAGATGGGCATGTTCCAGCGCCCCAAAGACTTCGCCGAGCGGTTTGATTTTGTGACCAGCCTGTTTCCTGAGCTCGGCAAGCGCCGGGCCCAGCGGGCTGGGTCGCTCTCCGGCGGCGAACGTCAGATGGTGGCCATGGGACGCGCGCTGATGATGGAGCCCGCCGTCCTGCTCCTTGATGAGCCCTCCGCAGGCCTCTCCCCTGTCAAGCAGGACGAAACCTTCCTGCGGGTGCACGAGATCAACCGGGCAGGCGTCTCGGTGATCATGGTGGAACAGAATGCCCGCCGTTGCCTCCAGATCTGCGACCGCGCCTATGTGCTTGACCAAGGAAGGGACGCTTACACCGGAACCGGGCGGGAACTGATGAAGGACCCTAAGGTGATCCAGCTCTATCTGGGTACGCTGGCTGACACCGTCGACTAG
- a CDS encoding ABC transporter substrate-binding protein has product MISLSPAAPRLAKLTALSVGVAFLVTACGGTSTPSSTETTTSASGISCPAPGAAPGSTAKAGAGGAVPPATTVTETPLKLGSLLPTTGSLSFLGPPEIAGVNLGIKEVNDAGGVLGKPVEVIHRDSGDTKTDIATQSTSALLGQGVSAIIGAASSGVSKTVINQITGAGVIQFSPANTSPDFTAWDDKGLYWRTAPSDVLQGKVLGNYMATCGAQTVGMIVLNDAYGTGLASNVKSAFEAAGGKVVAEELFNEGDSQFSSQVDKVIAAKPDAIALITFDQAKSIVPLMTGKGVKPTQMFLVDGNTSDYSKDFQAGTLKGAQGTIPGTFAKEAFKQKLLAIDPALKDYSYAGESYDAVNLIALATEAAKSTSGVEIAKQLKAVSESGEKCSDFASCVTLLRNGKDIDYDGQSGPVTFSDAGDPTEAYIGIYEYQDDNKYAPSKEEFGKL; this is encoded by the coding sequence ATGATTTCACTTTCCCCGGCGGCACCCCGTCTTGCTAAGCTCACAGCGCTTAGCGTCGGCGTCGCCTTTCTGGTTACAGCCTGTGGTGGCACCTCCACCCCGAGCTCGACAGAAACCACCACGTCAGCATCTGGGATCTCCTGCCCCGCTCCCGGCGCGGCTCCCGGAAGCACAGCAAAGGCGGGCGCTGGAGGCGCTGTTCCGCCTGCAACCACCGTCACGGAAACGCCGCTCAAGCTGGGTTCCCTGCTCCCCACCACCGGCTCACTGTCCTTCCTCGGGCCGCCCGAAATTGCGGGTGTGAATCTTGGCATCAAGGAAGTTAATGATGCCGGGGGTGTCCTGGGCAAGCCTGTGGAAGTGATCCACCGTGACTCCGGCGACACCAAGACAGATATCGCCACGCAGTCCACCAGCGCGCTCCTCGGCCAGGGCGTCAGCGCCATCATCGGTGCCGCGTCTTCGGGTGTGTCCAAGACGGTCATCAACCAGATCACCGGTGCCGGGGTTATCCAGTTCTCGCCCGCCAACACCTCCCCGGATTTCACCGCCTGGGATGACAAGGGCCTCTACTGGCGTACTGCGCCTTCAGATGTGCTGCAGGGCAAGGTCCTGGGCAACTACATGGCCACTTGTGGTGCACAGACTGTGGGCATGATCGTACTCAACGACGCCTACGGAACCGGCCTTGCCAGCAACGTCAAGTCCGCCTTCGAAGCGGCCGGCGGCAAGGTAGTTGCGGAGGAGCTGTTCAACGAGGGTGACTCCCAGTTCAGCAGCCAGGTGGACAAGGTCATTGCGGCCAAGCCCGACGCGATTGCCCTGATCACCTTTGACCAGGCCAAGAGCATCGTGCCGCTGATGACGGGCAAGGGTGTCAAGCCCACCCAGATGTTCCTTGTGGACGGCAACACTTCCGACTACAGCAAGGACTTCCAGGCCGGGACCCTGAAGGGCGCCCAGGGAACCATCCCTGGCACGTTCGCCAAGGAAGCGTTCAAGCAGAAACTGCTTGCGATTGATCCGGCCCTGAAGGACTACAGCTACGCAGGTGAATCCTACGATGCTGTGAACCTGATCGCCCTTGCCACTGAGGCCGCCAAGAGCACCAGCGGCGTTGAGATTGCCAAGCAGCTCAAGGCAGTCTCGGAGTCGGGTGAGAAGTGCAGCGACTTCGCCTCCTGCGTCACGCTGCTCCGCAACGGCAAGGACATCGACTACGACGGCCAGTCAGGTCCGGTGACGTTCTCCGACGCCGGCGACCCGACGGAAGCCTACATCGGCATCTACGAGTACCAGGACGACAACAAGTACGCGCCGTCCAAGGAAGAATTCGGCAAGCTGTAA
- a CDS encoding N-acetyltransferase, with translation MTGEKNLQTLLATLKPVLREGEYVYVLWPHGRPLEPGIEAAVREAEGLTVVLPRERADSLGLHYDFVAAWITLEVHSALEAVGLTAAVGKALTDARISCNVLAGFHHDHLLVPVADAPRAVEALAELSAASRHVPRPELLLRNETAADRDKILALTGEAFAVSPVTGLPVDGEPDEVDVLRRLFECEDYLPEFSVVAVLDDEIVGHVISTRGWVGDYGLLGLGPIGVTPRLQRHGIGTALMNDTIARANAAGEGGIALLGSTDYYPRFGFVPAASFGVLPPDAAWGDHFQLLPLAVWPGGVHGTFRYAGPLAGE, from the coding sequence ATGACTGGCGAAAAGAACCTCCAGACCCTGCTGGCAACACTGAAACCGGTGCTGCGGGAGGGGGAGTACGTCTACGTCCTGTGGCCGCATGGCAGGCCGCTCGAGCCCGGCATCGAAGCTGCCGTCCGTGAGGCCGAGGGCCTGACGGTCGTCCTGCCGCGGGAAAGGGCAGACAGCCTGGGGCTGCACTACGACTTTGTGGCGGCCTGGATTACCCTGGAAGTGCACTCCGCGCTGGAGGCTGTTGGTCTGACAGCCGCCGTCGGGAAGGCCCTGACCGACGCCAGGATCAGCTGCAACGTGCTGGCCGGCTTCCACCACGACCACCTGCTGGTGCCGGTGGCGGACGCACCACGCGCCGTCGAAGCCCTAGCTGAGCTGTCAGCGGCCAGCCGGCACGTGCCGCGGCCCGAGCTGCTGCTCAGGAACGAGACGGCTGCGGACAGGGACAAGATCCTCGCGTTGACGGGCGAGGCGTTCGCGGTCTCCCCGGTCACGGGCCTGCCGGTGGACGGGGAGCCCGACGAGGTGGACGTGCTCCGCCGGCTCTTCGAGTGCGAGGACTACCTGCCCGAGTTCAGCGTGGTGGCGGTGCTCGACGACGAGATAGTCGGCCATGTGATCAGCACACGGGGCTGGGTGGGCGACTACGGGTTGCTTGGGCTCGGGCCCATCGGTGTGACACCAAGGCTGCAGCGCCATGGGATCGGCACTGCCCTCATGAACGACACGATTGCCCGGGCCAACGCGGCGGGGGAGGGCGGGATTGCGTTGCTGGGCAGCACCGATTACTACCCGCGCTTCGGCTTTGTCCCGGCTGCGTCCTTCGGCGTCCTCCCTCCCGACGCGGCCTGGGGGGACCACTTCCAGCTGCTCCCGCTGGCGGTCTGGCCCGGCGGGGTCCACGGGACGTTCCGGTACGCCGGACCGCTTGCGGGCGAATGA
- a CDS encoding NAD(P)/FAD-dependent oxidoreductase, producing the protein MATTPELQDRPRVLVVGGGYVGLYVALKLQKKIANAGGIVTLVDPLPYMTYQPFLPEVAGGNIEARHAVVSHRQHLKQTELIQGSVTSIDHANRTAVVAPADGGEHIEIPYFDIVVAAGAITRTFPIKGLADKGIGLKTIEEAVALRNKVLERLEAASTIADPAARAKALTFVVVGGGFAGIECITEMEDLARAAVKNNPRIRQEEVRFVLVEAMGRIMPEVTAPQAVWVVEHLRSRGIEVLLNTSLDSAEGSLKLINLPDKSLAQEFEADTLVWTAGVQANPMIRSSDFPLEPRGRVRVLPDLRIAGDEGIIDNAWAAGDIAAVPDLTGSGLPDGTCVPNAQHALRQAKRLAKNLWASRWDKPLKDYKHKNLGAVAGFGEWKGVANINILGRIGLKGPLAWLAHRGYHGMAMPTMERKVRVIMGWILAFFMGRDTTQLIDLDNPRGAFVAAATPAPKPAAAAPAPAASAPEASAGAAKPGSAEATSVDPKQSVTADAK; encoded by the coding sequence ATGGCAACCACCCCAGAGCTCCAGGACCGTCCCAGGGTACTCGTCGTCGGCGGCGGGTACGTCGGCCTGTACGTAGCACTCAAACTGCAGAAGAAGATCGCGAATGCCGGTGGCATCGTCACCCTCGTGGATCCACTGCCCTACATGACTTACCAGCCCTTCCTGCCCGAAGTGGCCGGCGGCAACATCGAGGCCCGCCACGCAGTGGTCTCGCACCGCCAGCACCTGAAGCAGACTGAACTCATCCAGGGCAGCGTCACCTCGATCGACCACGCCAACCGCACCGCCGTCGTGGCGCCAGCGGACGGCGGAGAGCACATCGAGATCCCCTACTTCGACATTGTGGTGGCCGCAGGCGCCATCACCCGCACGTTCCCCATCAAGGGCCTGGCGGACAAGGGCATCGGCCTGAAGACCATCGAAGAGGCTGTGGCCCTTCGCAACAAGGTGCTGGAGCGCCTCGAGGCCGCGTCCACCATCGCGGACCCCGCTGCCCGTGCCAAGGCACTGACATTCGTGGTTGTCGGTGGCGGCTTCGCCGGCATCGAGTGCATCACCGAAATGGAAGACCTGGCCCGCGCCGCGGTCAAGAACAACCCCCGCATCCGCCAGGAAGAAGTACGCTTCGTCCTGGTTGAAGCCATGGGCCGCATCATGCCCGAGGTCACGGCACCGCAGGCCGTGTGGGTTGTGGAGCACCTCCGCAGCCGCGGCATCGAGGTCCTGCTGAACACCTCCCTGGACAGCGCTGAGGGCTCCCTGAAGCTCATCAACCTCCCGGACAAGTCCCTCGCCCAGGAATTCGAAGCCGACACGCTCGTCTGGACTGCCGGCGTGCAGGCCAACCCGATGATCCGCTCCTCCGACTTCCCGCTGGAACCCCGCGGCCGCGTCCGCGTTCTGCCGGACCTCCGCATCGCCGGCGATGAAGGCATCATCGACAACGCCTGGGCCGCCGGCGACATCGCCGCCGTGCCGGACCTCACGGGCAGCGGCCTGCCGGACGGCACCTGCGTCCCGAACGCCCAGCACGCACTTCGCCAGGCCAAGCGCCTCGCCAAGAACCTGTGGGCTTCGCGCTGGGACAAGCCGCTGAAGGACTACAAGCACAAGAACCTGGGTGCTGTGGCTGGCTTCGGCGAGTGGAAGGGTGTTGCCAACATCAACATTCTGGGCCGCATCGGCCTCAAGGGCCCGCTCGCGTGGCTGGCCCACCGCGGCTACCACGGCATGGCCATGCCCACCATGGAGCGCAAGGTCCGCGTCATCATGGGTTGGATCCTCGCGTTCTTTATGGGCCGCGACACCACCCAGCTGATCGACCTCGACAACCCGCGTGGTGCCTTCGTGGCCGCTGCCACTCCTGCTCCCAAGCCGGCTGCGGCTGCTCCCGCCCCGGCGGCCAGCGCGCCCGAGGCATCCGCCGGAGCGGCCAAGCCCGGCTCTGCGGAGGCCACCAGCGTGGACCCCAAGCAGTCGGTCACCGCGGACGCCAAGTAA
- a CDS encoding S8 family serine peptidase, with protein sequence MTRATARFRRAASALLAMTLAGVSLAAGLTLAPAAMADAERDKQYWLGEAGITKAWEVSKGAGVKIAVIDSGVDAQHPDLKGAVTGGFDASGAGSPNGQKSLGVKPEHGTLVATILAGRGHQPAGASASPGPGPAAAGPDGMIGVAPEAEILSVSTWLGSANPAGKSDQDQIPEAVRWAVDNGAKVINISLGSATPQWPQSWDAAFLYAEQKDVVIVAAAGNRIGGNLQVGAPATIPGVLTVAGLDRKGTASVDSSSQGISIGVAAPAENLLGGLPGGGYAEWAGTSGAAPIVAGVAALIRSKWPEMSAKQVINRIVSTAKDAGPAGKDPLYGFGVLNAEAALKDSVPEAAANPLGSISDWIRVHRRGNLGAPAPVPTDEVASAVPTLPEPTVPAAEAPSQRDSAVGAVVVIGSVILFVVIIGAAVFQLRRAARNPGAAREEPDTGAFQTVDSGGKT encoded by the coding sequence ATGACCAGAGCAACAGCACGGTTCCGCCGGGCCGCGTCAGCTCTCCTGGCGATGACCCTTGCAGGCGTCAGTCTGGCCGCAGGACTGACCTTGGCGCCCGCGGCCATGGCCGACGCTGAACGGGACAAGCAGTACTGGCTTGGCGAAGCCGGAATTACGAAGGCCTGGGAAGTTTCCAAGGGCGCCGGAGTCAAGATCGCGGTGATCGACAGCGGCGTGGATGCCCAGCACCCTGACCTGAAGGGCGCCGTCACCGGAGGCTTCGACGCGTCCGGGGCCGGCAGCCCCAACGGGCAGAAAAGCCTGGGCGTCAAGCCGGAACACGGGACTCTGGTAGCCACCATCCTGGCCGGCCGCGGACACCAGCCCGCCGGCGCCTCCGCTTCGCCCGGTCCCGGCCCGGCTGCCGCCGGACCGGACGGCATGATTGGCGTGGCTCCTGAAGCTGAGATCCTGTCCGTGTCAACGTGGCTGGGATCGGCCAACCCCGCGGGCAAGAGCGATCAGGACCAGATCCCGGAAGCGGTCCGTTGGGCCGTGGACAACGGGGCCAAAGTCATTAACATTTCGCTGGGCAGCGCCACGCCGCAGTGGCCCCAGAGCTGGGACGCTGCCTTCCTCTATGCCGAACAGAAGGATGTGGTGATCGTGGCCGCCGCCGGAAACCGGATAGGCGGCAACCTCCAGGTGGGAGCGCCCGCCACCATCCCCGGCGTCCTCACCGTCGCCGGCCTGGACCGCAAGGGCACAGCGAGCGTCGACTCGTCCTCCCAGGGGATCAGCATCGGTGTGGCGGCCCCGGCTGAAAACCTGCTGGGCGGGCTGCCCGGCGGCGGCTACGCAGAATGGGCGGGAACGTCCGGAGCTGCCCCGATCGTTGCCGGTGTGGCCGCACTCATCCGTTCCAAGTGGCCGGAGATGAGCGCCAAGCAGGTCATCAACCGGATCGTCAGCACGGCCAAGGATGCCGGTCCTGCCGGAAAAGACCCGCTGTACGGCTTTGGCGTGCTGAACGCCGAGGCCGCCCTGAAGGACTCCGTCCCGGAAGCCGCCGCCAACCCGCTCGGCTCCATCTCGGACTGGATCCGCGTGCACCGCCGCGGCAACCTTGGTGCGCCGGCACCGGTGCCCACCGACGAAGTGGCCAGTGCCGTTCCTACCCTGCCCGAGCCCACTGTGCCCGCGGCCGAGGCGCCCTCACAGCGTGACAGTGCCGTTGGCGCCGTCGTCGTGATCGGTTCGGTGATCCTCTTTGTAGTGATCATCGGGGCAGCCGTTTTCCAGCTGCGGAGGGCTGCCCGAAACCCCGGAGCGGCGCGCGAGGAACCCGATACCGGCGCGTTCCAAACCGTTGATTCAGGCGGCAAAACGTAG
- a CDS encoding Ppx/GppA phosphatase family protein encodes MTRVAAIDCGTNSLRLLIADIDRSNGTAKLTDVVREMRVVRLGQGVDATGELAPEALERTFAATRDYAAMIREHGAESIRFVATSASRDARNRQVFVDGIQELLGVVPEVISGDEEAALSFAGASSVLPVLDGEQVLVVDLGGGSTEFVLGTSDGVTAAKSVDVGCVRLTERHLQDDPPTAEQIAAAEADIDAAIARAGLDVPLERATAVVGVAGSITTITAHALRLPEYSPAAIHGTELSIGTITEAATDLLHMTRRERAELAYMHPGRVDVMGAGGLVWRRILERLNELTAGRIVTATASEHDILDGIALSIH; translated from the coding sequence ATGACCCGCGTCGCGGCCATCGACTGCGGCACGAACTCGCTCCGCCTGCTCATCGCCGACATCGACCGCAGCAACGGGACAGCGAAGCTCACCGACGTTGTCCGCGAAATGCGGGTTGTCCGGCTGGGCCAGGGCGTGGACGCCACCGGTGAACTCGCCCCTGAGGCACTGGAGCGCACCTTCGCGGCCACAAGGGATTACGCAGCCATGATCCGCGAGCACGGCGCCGAGTCCATCCGTTTTGTGGCCACCTCGGCCAGCCGGGACGCGCGCAACCGCCAGGTCTTTGTGGACGGGATCCAGGAACTGCTGGGCGTTGTGCCTGAGGTTATCTCGGGCGATGAAGAAGCTGCCCTGTCCTTCGCCGGGGCCAGCAGCGTGCTGCCCGTCCTTGACGGCGAGCAGGTGCTGGTGGTGGACCTCGGCGGCGGCAGCACGGAGTTCGTCCTCGGTACCTCCGACGGCGTCACGGCCGCCAAGTCCGTGGATGTCGGCTGCGTCCGGCTGACCGAACGGCACCTGCAGGACGATCCGCCCACGGCGGAGCAGATCGCCGCCGCGGAAGCCGACATCGACGCCGCCATCGCCCGGGCGGGGCTGGACGTTCCGCTGGAACGTGCCACAGCCGTCGTCGGGGTGGCCGGCTCGATCACCACCATCACCGCCCATGCCCTGCGGCTTCCGGAGTATTCGCCGGCGGCGATCCACGGGACGGAATTGTCCATCGGCACCATCACCGAAGCCGCCACCGACCTCCTCCACATGACCAGGCGAGAACGTGCGGAACTGGCGTACATGCACCCCGGCCGCGTCGACGTAATGGGTGCCGGCGGGCTGGTGTGGCGGCGCATCCTGGAGCGACTGAATGAACTCACCGCGGGCCGGATCGTCACGGCCACGGCCAGTGAACACGATATTCTTGACGGAATTGCCCTGAGCATCCACTAA
- a CDS encoding DUF501 domain-containing protein gives MEENTATAPEKSRQPSAHDLEVLSRQLGRPVRDVVEIPARCVCGNPLVAATAPRLSNGTPFPTTFYLTHPVITSAVSRLEAAGLMNDMNERLSADEPLAAAYRAAHEDYLGARAAIGERSGIGAVPEIDGISAGGMPTRVKCLHVLVGHSLAAGPGVNPLGDEAIAGISEWWTPDRCYCDGAWDTAGEAPSKDLSRHGPQGRPEIVGRPAPVRKTASADGAGA, from the coding sequence GTGGAAGAAAACACGGCGACTGCGCCGGAGAAGTCCCGCCAGCCATCAGCACACGATCTTGAAGTACTCAGCAGGCAGTTGGGACGGCCGGTGCGCGATGTGGTGGAAATCCCGGCGCGCTGCGTCTGTGGCAACCCCCTCGTCGCCGCCACCGCACCGCGGCTGAGCAACGGGACACCGTTTCCCACCACGTTCTATCTGACGCACCCCGTCATCACTTCGGCGGTTTCCCGGCTGGAAGCTGCCGGGCTGATGAACGACATGAATGAACGCCTGAGCGCCGATGAGCCCCTCGCGGCCGCCTACCGTGCAGCGCACGAGGACTATCTCGGAGCCCGCGCGGCGATCGGCGAGCGTTCCGGCATCGGCGCCGTCCCGGAGATTGACGGCATCTCCGCCGGTGGCATGCCCACCCGGGTCAAATGCCTCCACGTCCTGGTGGGCCATTCCCTCGCGGCAGGTCCCGGCGTGAACCCGCTGGGGGATGAGGCCATTGCCGGCATCAGTGAATGGTGGACACCGGACCGCTGCTACTGCGACGGCGCCTGGGACACCGCAGGGGAGGCCCCGTCAAAGGATCTCAGCCGCCACGGACCCCAGGGCCGGCCGGAGATCGTGGGCCGGCCCGCTCCGGTCCGCAAGACAGCAAGCGCTGACGGGGCAGGGGCATGA
- a CDS encoding FtsB family cell division protein, protein MATRRPKVPKAASRHQATTDPATEDAGVIRADFGGTASSAKGGSKGKTGPAFSAGTSASDTRLPASKGQGSGHSGNTAGKTRKPDTTQDDSQPVPAKAFSGRMLALAVVMIAITIMLAPTVKIFFDKRAELAALSADIAARQAEQDGLRQQISRWQDPNYVKQQARDRINMVMPGESGYWVFGGDLPAGTSSSLTATAAQDPADLPWVDSLWESIRRAATD, encoded by the coding sequence ATGGCCACCCGCCGTCCCAAAGTTCCCAAAGCCGCTTCTAGGCATCAGGCCACCACGGATCCAGCCACTGAAGACGCCGGCGTCATCCGCGCCGATTTTGGCGGTACAGCCAGCAGCGCTAAGGGCGGGAGCAAGGGCAAAACCGGCCCGGCGTTCAGCGCCGGAACATCCGCATCGGACACCAGGCTCCCGGCAAGCAAAGGGCAGGGGAGCGGCCACAGCGGTAACACCGCGGGCAAGACACGGAAGCCTGACACCACGCAGGATGACAGCCAGCCGGTGCCCGCCAAGGCGTTCTCCGGCCGCATGCTGGCACTGGCGGTGGTCATGATTGCCATCACCATCATGCTGGCCCCCACCGTGAAGATCTTCTTCGATAAACGGGCCGAGCTCGCCGCCCTCAGCGCCGATATTGCCGCCCGCCAGGCCGAGCAGGACGGCCTGCGGCAGCAGATCTCACGGTGGCAGGATCCGAACTACGTGAAACAGCAGGCCCGCGACCGCATTAACATGGTTATGCCGGGTGAATCCGGCTACTGGGTCTTCGGTGGCGATCTGCCGGCCGGAACAAGCAGTAGCCTGACCGCCACAGCAGCACAAGACCCCGCCGATCTGCCGTGGGTGGATTCCCTGTGGGAGTCCATCAGGCGTGCGGCCACAGACTGA
- the eno gene encoding phosphopyruvate hydratase: MALIDAIHAREILDSRGNPTVEVEVLLSDGQIGRAAVPSGASTGEHEAVELRDGDKGRYLGKGVQKAVDAVIDQIAPALTGFDATDQRSIDQAMIDLDGTPNKAKLGANAILGVSLAVANAAAASADLPLYKYLGGPNAHVLPVPLMNILNGGSHADSDVDIQEFMIVPIGAETFSEGLRWGVEVYHNLKSVLQAKGLSTGLGDEGGFAPNLPSNRAALDLIQEAITNAGYTPGKDIALALDVASSEFFKDGAYQFEGKALSATEMSAYYAELVADYPLVSIEDPLDENDWDGWKTLTDSIGDKVQLVGDDLFVTNPAILQRGIDTKTANSLLVKVNQIGSLTETLDAVSLAQRAGYTTITSHRSGETEDTTIADISVATNAGQIKTGAPARSERVAKYNQLLRIEEELDDAARYAGRSAFPRFKG; this comes from the coding sequence ATGGCGCTTATCGATGCCATCCACGCCCGCGAAATCCTCGATTCCCGCGGAAACCCGACCGTAGAAGTTGAAGTACTGCTCTCCGATGGCCAGATCGGCCGCGCGGCAGTACCCTCCGGTGCCTCCACCGGTGAGCACGAGGCCGTTGAGCTCCGTGACGGAGACAAGGGACGTTACCTCGGCAAGGGTGTCCAGAAGGCCGTTGACGCTGTCATCGACCAGATCGCTCCGGCACTGACCGGCTTCGACGCCACCGACCAGCGCAGCATCGACCAGGCCATGATCGACCTGGACGGCACCCCCAACAAGGCCAAGCTCGGCGCCAACGCCATCCTGGGCGTTTCGCTGGCCGTTGCCAACGCCGCTGCCGCCTCCGCAGACCTGCCGCTGTACAAGTACCTGGGCGGCCCCAACGCGCACGTCCTGCCGGTTCCGCTGATGAACATCCTCAACGGTGGCTCGCACGCCGACTCCGACGTGGACATCCAGGAATTCATGATCGTCCCGATCGGCGCCGAGACCTTCTCCGAGGGCCTCCGCTGGGGCGTCGAGGTCTACCACAACCTCAAGTCCGTCCTGCAGGCCAAGGGCCTGTCCACCGGCCTGGGTGACGAAGGTGGCTTCGCGCCTAACCTGCCGTCCAACCGTGCTGCGCTGGACCTGATCCAGGAAGCCATCACGAACGCCGGCTACACCCCGGGCAAGGACATCGCCCTGGCGCTGGACGTCGCCTCCTCCGAGTTCTTCAAGGACGGCGCCTACCAGTTCGAGGGCAAGGCACTGTCCGCCACCGAGATGAGCGCCTACTACGCCGAGCTCGTGGCCGACTACCCGCTGGTTTCCATCGAGGATCCCTTGGATGAGAACGACTGGGACGGCTGGAAGACCCTCACCGACAGCATCGGTGACAAGGTCCAGCTGGTCGGCGATGACCTTTTCGTCACCAACCCGGCCATCCTGCAGCGCGGCATCGACACCAAGACCGCCAACTCGCTGCTGGTCAAGGTCAACCAGATCGGTTCACTGACCGAAACGCTGGACGCCGTCAGCCTGGCCCAGCGCGCCGGTTACACCACCATCACCTCGCACCGCTCCGGCGAGACCGAGGACACCACCATCGCCGACATCTCGGTGGCCACCAACGCCGGCCAGATCAAGACCGGTGCCCCGGCACGCTCGGAGCGCGTTGCCAAGTACAACCAGCTCCTGCGCATCGAAGAAGAACTCGACGACGCCGCACGCTACGCCGGCCGCAGCGCTTTCCCGCGTTTCAAGGGCTAG
- a CDS encoding MazG nucleotide pyrophosphohydrolase domain-containing protein, which translates to MPTTTLAEHAPIDRLVVVVAQLREHCPWMGALTHASLVEYLLEEAFEVAETIETGADDVELRGELGDVLLQVVLHARLAEERGTFTFDDVARGLSAKMVRRNPHVFRPDGTLQDTFPASVAEIVRKWDAVKTAERPERTGPFEGIPDALPALAKAQKFLDRAVRAGAVVELAETPEVETATSEEELGDLLLAVVGSARAKGFDAERALRGAIRRQFASPS; encoded by the coding sequence ATGCCTACGACAACCTTGGCTGAGCACGCTCCCATCGATCGGCTGGTCGTTGTCGTGGCCCAGCTGCGGGAGCACTGCCCGTGGATGGGCGCCCTCACCCATGCCTCGCTGGTGGAATACCTCCTGGAGGAGGCCTTCGAGGTTGCCGAGACCATCGAGACCGGCGCGGATGACGTGGAGCTTCGCGGCGAACTGGGCGATGTGCTGCTTCAAGTGGTGCTGCACGCCCGGCTCGCCGAGGAGCGCGGCACGTTCACGTTCGACGACGTCGCTCGCGGGCTGAGTGCCAAAATGGTCCGCCGCAATCCCCATGTCTTCCGGCCCGACGGCACGCTGCAGGACACCTTCCCTGCCTCGGTGGCGGAGATTGTCCGGAAGTGGGACGCCGTGAAGACTGCGGAACGTCCGGAGCGAACGGGGCCTTTTGAAGGCATCCCGGACGCACTGCCGGCACTGGCGAAGGCGCAGAAGTTCCTTGACCGGGCCGTACGCGCCGGAGCGGTGGTTGAGCTTGCCGAAACCCCGGAAGTCGAAACCGCAACGTCGGAGGAGGAGCTCGGCGACCTGCTGCTCGCCGTCGTCGGCTCTGCGCGTGCCAAGGGATTCGACGCCGAACGGGCCCTTCGGGGCGCCATTCGGCGCCAGTTCGCGTCGCCATCATGA